In Quercus robur chromosome 10, dhQueRobu3.1, whole genome shotgun sequence, a genomic segment contains:
- the LOC126702439 gene encoding probable myosin-binding protein 5, whose product MAKRSFTRFVEQELGKFPHFVVCAVLEWVLIVLLFIYGFLVFVANEFAKHFELPMPCLLCTRIDHLLVNRKPDSYYNDSICEGHKKELSYLAYCHDHNRLSDIRKMCEGCLFSFATGQQSDRDTYKSLVGILHKDLEGFVEDINPIHLNLPAVKEDDTLEVEKNSINRCSCCGEPLKEKSSYSKGKGAGAYSQAPAPSPRASFVTLRNEESRNLDLPHIRYKELKFMSGNDSASEDEDGLSATNSDILFPVREDVKAATVPLLTETVDLNDDASKTPNFDRGNKFFGISLTDSPINSPRWAPKITRKSSLSKLAFASESVEGKLPNEAESDSILHYLTKQVHLDRKSLVALYMELDEERNASAVAANNAMAMITRLQAEKAAVQMEALQYQRMMEEQAEYEEEALGLTNELLTKREEEIRILEAELEAYRQKYGCLSEDDFRRSEIEAAEDYREDTSYSPDGAKSESDSFNVGVNEGDINGENRHNNYLALSTQEANGGGTLNAVLKDFKAERTNSLGRLKKPDRIKHLSSERIHLSQSGSDGIEHTNDKTGKQRKSTLTRELSLLSNRVKALKADGGFIENAAQKLGKESEGTKLLTEIYQNLRKLRQIVIMPPEENDA is encoded by the exons ATGGCGAAGCGGTCATTTACACGTTTTGTCGAACAAGAGCTGGGAAAATTCCCACACTTCGTGGTCTGTGCTGTGCTCGAATGGGTGTTAATAGTTCTGCTATTCATTTATGGATTTCTTGTATTTGTTGCAAATGAATTCGCCAAGCACTTTGAATTGCCAATGCCTTGCTTGCTTTGCACGAGAATCGATCATCTGCTTGTGAATAGAAAACCTGATTCATACTACAACGATTCAATATGTGAAGGTCACAAGAAGGAGCTTTCATATTTGGCATATTGCCACGACCACAACAGACTGTCTGATATAAGAAAGATGTGTGAAGGGTGCCTTTTTTCATTTGCAACTGGGCAGCAATCTGATCGCGATACGTATAAGTCTCTAGTTGGGATTTTGCATAAGGATCTTGAGGGCTTTGTTGAGGATATTAACCCAATTCATCTCAATTTGCCTGCAGTAAAGGAGGATGATACTTTGGAGGTTGAGAAGAATAGCATTAATCGTTGCTCTTGTTGTGGTGAGCCATTGAAGGAGAAATCATCGTATTCAAAAGGAAAAGGTGCTGGTGCATATTCACAAGCTCCTGCTCCTTCACCTCGAGCATCGTTTGTGACATTGAGAAATGAGGAATCTCGCAATTTGGATTTGCCTCACATCCGATACAAAGAACTCAAATTTATGTCTGGCAATGACTCAGCTTCGGAGGATGAGGATGGCCTTAGTGCAACTAATTCTGATATTCTAT TTCCAGTTAGGGAAGATGTCAAAGCTGCTACGGTGCCATTATTGACAGAAACTGTGGATTTGAATGATGATGCCTCAAAGACTCCTAACTTTGATAGAGGGAACAAGTTTTTTGGGATCTCGCTAACAGATTCACCTATTAATAGTCCTAGGTGGGCTCCTAAGATTACAAGGAAATCGTCACTTTCAAAATTAGCATTTGCTTCGGAGTCTGTTGAGGGGAAACTGCCAAATGAAGCTGAAAGTGATTCCATTTTGCATTATTTGACGAAACAGGTTCACTTGGATCGCAAATCACTGGTGGCTTTGTACATGGAACTGGATGAAGAAAGAAATGCTTCAGCTGTTGCAGCTAACAATGCAATGGCCATGATTACCCGGTTACAAGCAGAAAAGGCAGCTGTTCAGATGGAAGCCTTGCAGTATCAGAGAATGATGGAGGAGCAGGCAGAGTATGAAGAAGAAGCCCTAGGATTAACAAATGAGTTGCTTAccaagagagaggaagagatcAGGATTTTAGAGGCCGAACTTGAGGCATATAGACAAAAATATGGATGTTTAAGTGAAGATGATTTCAGGCGAAGTGAAATTGAGGCTGCTGAGGATTACCGAGAGGATACATCTTACTCACCTGATGGTGCAAAATCTGAAAGTGACAGCTTTAATGTTGGTGTCAATGAAGGGGATATTAATGGAGAAAATAGGCACAATAATTATCTAGCCTTGTCAACTCAGGAGGCAAATGGAGGGGGTACCCTAAATGCAGTATTGAAAGATTTTAAAGCGGAGAGAACCAATTCTCTGGGACGGTTAAAAAAACCAGACAGGATAAAGCACTTGTCATCAGAAAGAATTCATTTGTCACAGTCTGGCAGTGATGGAATTGAGCATACAAATGATAAGACAG GAAAGCAAAGGAAATCTACCCTAACAAGAGAATTATCTCTTCTTAGTAACAGGGTGAAGGCCCTTAAAGCGGATGGTGGATTCATAGAGAATGCTGCTCAGAAACTTGGAAAAGAGAGTGAAGGAACAAAACTTTTGACAGAGATTTATCAAAATCTGCGGAAGCTTCGTCAGATTGTGATAATGCCCCCTGAGGAGAATGATGCATGA